A segment of the Anoplolepis gracilipes chromosome 14, ASM4749672v1, whole genome shotgun sequence genome:
GTGCCAGCATCATTACAGAATATTGCACAATATAGTTTTGGAGCGAacatatgtatctatattGTGGCAAGCTTTCAGGAATATTGCATGCAATATTCCAATCTTGCAAAACAATATTCCCGCAATATTCCATAAATATATCGTGCTGTAGgggtaatattatatttttttattctgtattttgtatattaacgCGGAGTTTTTTCCCTTGTTcattctctaaataaataaataaataaactcttaaaaatagattttacgtTCGATCGATGAAATATTTCCTCACTGTGTAAGCCATGTAATTAGCACACGAGGCGAAAGTGATTTTATTGACAGCTGCTGAGGAATGTTTGTATGGAATCTCCTCTAAGAGATCCAAGGTAATGTGATGTAGAATCCAAATCGCCCCGTTCTCCATACCGCATACTAACATACTGCCTATTGTAGAgggagaaaataaataagcgCTCTTCTATGCAGactcgaaaagaaaaattatgacatttCTCGAGATACCAACATTTCGGTGAAAACTTTAAAGCTGTAATGGCTTTTAAAGACTCGTGTCTTTGCGGACAAGTGACGTAAATAATCTTCTTGTCAACAGTCTGTTCTTTTTCGAGAATCGGCCGGAAATCTGGTAGGGTCGGCATTCTCCTGGATATCAATAAAGTATGCTCTTCGTAATTGTACAGACGCAGAGTACCCTGCATATCGCCTACGGCTAtgtaattactgtaattaaaattaacaaatgtaacaagtattttacacattaattaattattttaaatattttctttcaaagtataatatgaatataaataatataaaaaatactattatataaatataattaatataaaaataaattaaaatgaatatatttatgtgtttttaattatattaatataatatttaataaattgagaattatgattaaaagtgaaaaatgatgaaaatctttttctcgTGAAATAAATCAACTTTTTTCGTGTATCACtcgcatttaataaaatgcagattagtaaaatatattaaaaaatctttctttttttcaatagtcatagattaataaatgtaGCTGTAAATCTCGATCAATTGTCATACTAATAAGAtctttttttgctaaaaaatataagacatACACGAATTAATTATCGTGCATTTACTAATAACAAGAGAGAATAAGGGAAGTTTTCGATACAGggtggttcattttaattttcctaggcaaattctcgaaaaatataaaagataaaaagattctttgaaaatgtcatatttttcgaaatccccctctctcttttaatttttaaaaatctaacataatttttaaaaatctaacgTACCATCAAACACGAGCAGTGATCTAcgaaaaaactaatttattttgtaagaaaaaaatcactctAATTTCTCGCttttataatgcaatatttagttaaaataaggaaattatatatgcaatttttcaaCAAGTAATTTACTCTACGTCTCCTTTTTCTTCTACCTTTCTGGATGAGCATCTATGCTGATCGCGGCTGCCACTGGATGGTGTAATATAAAGTGCCATTTTTGCTTCGGAATTTCTACTAGTGCTATTACTCCCGTAAAAGAGCCTAAAACGAAAGACTAAAGCTCAAATAAAATAccataatgtatttaataatatttgttgaaTCGACGAATTTTTATCTGAATCAAATTGAATCGTTATAAAACATGATTTGTaatcaacaatataattattataggattaaattaaacaaagataataaagaaagacTTTGAGCTGAGAAGGATGACATTCCTTGCAAACAAATTTTGCAAGATTGGCACCAACACATTGTTTGTATTAAAATCTTCTCGATTTgaaattttcgaataattcACACTTAAATGGTAGGAATgtgaattaacatttttagcGAAATAAAATGTCTTACATGCAAGAAAATTTCGGATGTTAAGCGGAGAACCGTCCAGTAGAGTAGCATCCATTGGCGGATAGCTTGACTTCACTTCGCTAAATGTTTTGTTGTTTCGCGAAACATGTTTTGCATTTGTAATGAATTTGGACGAGGCCATCTCTATTTTACCATTTGCTTCGTATTCTAATTCATgagaatatttcatattactGTGTGTGATCCGTATAAttgtatacttttttgtttatatacaaatattgaaaattaattttttaatgttaaaacgagaccagaaattaaataaaaaatatacttttgtaatatattttatttaaaaaattaactaaaatattaataaaatatcaataaatttttaaaaattttttattttaaattcgtaaaaccataaataataaagaaaatattttaaaacactcaaagtataaataaaaaaattttggtttgtattgtatttataaatatagctaaatatacgatatattttttgtattctcaTAACTTTCTTTAAAACCTATATAATACacgttttacattattatcacATAGTTTTGATATcaactctaaaaaaaatttacgaataaaaaaatacataaaaatgtacaaacataagaaataaataacgtGTATAAAGACACGCATGAAAatgcaaatacaaaaaaataagcgATAGAACTTGTACTTgaaggataatttttaaagttaaaaactgATCGCTCGAAGGaagggaaaaaaagatttttttttttttttccaagacTTACTCTCATTGTCAGACATATTGGTGGTAAATACCGGAGATAATAAGTTTGAATAAGGATCGAAACTTATCCATCGAATGGATTCAATATTGCAATGTTGACACCagtataaaagttgcaattggtaattataaaaagtgatCCGTCCATTTGAACTTCCTGTGACAAGCATactgcaaaattaaattcgtATTACGTATATAGCACTATTAGGCtattattaaatcacaaaATACAAATACCTAAAATGGTCTACGgcgtgatataaaaataatttgtggctgcaaaataaatcaaacttTGCAATGGGTGCACCTTGAAAAATACCAGGGATggaaagttacttttaaaaagtaactagtTACCGTTATTCATTACTTAAAAAGTATAACTATTAgtcacatttttttgttacttttttcatGTTAAAACGAGaccagaaattaaataaaaaatatacttttgtaatatattttatttaaaaaattaactaaaatattaataaaatatcaataaatttaaaaaaattttttattttaaattcgtaaaaccataaataataaagaaaatattttaaaacactcaaagtataaataaaaaaattttggtttgtattgtatttataaatatagctaaatatacgatatattttttgtattcatttaatttgacattattGTGACTTTCTGTTCTACCTGGCTGGGAACTAAACCTTCCGTTCCTTGATATTGTATTGGCTCTCGTATCGCGGCTTAAAAAGCTGGCTCCTTTAGAAGAGGTAGCCAAccaaatttagaaaaaaacagGGGTGTTCGTGTACGTCATGATgggacattttttttcaagggTGCGcccattagaatatttaatctacTTATTATTATGCCTCATCGGCTgctataaagttatttttatgtagcGTTATTTCCTATATAAATTGGGTATCATCTTTTCAGACGTGTATACTTTTCGCAATGAACGATAACAGCAATACTACTGCtctgtaaattaattgtttttatatgttttttcttcttataattatcatgATTGGTCGCCTGTTCCTTGCGAGAAACCTCATTCCAAATCAAAATGCATCCTGAAAGAGTTATTAACGTTAGCACGCAATATGTTAGATAACTACTAATTAATCGGCAAGCTATCGCGTCGTTAAACAGAGGATACCATTCGTAGTCGCTGTAAATGCTTGCTGTATTTTTGAAACGTAGCAAGTTCCAGTGAAGATTTCAACACGTCGAAATTTTGTCATGACTTTGGGACAATCGTAACTCAAAAACTGGCCGTTCTTGTTTGTGAAATTTGACAtggaaatatgaaaatcagaatTAAATCAGGCAttcgaattaaaaatgtatgtaagattatttttcttgttttgacaaaatattcaatataataaaattatatttaacgtaAAATCAAGTTGTATTAACGcagtgtatattttatgaaaaataaaatctgaaattttatgTCGTACAAAGAAAAAGGGCTTAAAAATTCATACGATATATTTCTCACTAACCCAAATTAGGAATAGAACGTGATAATCGGTAGTTAATGCAAACTGTTCCGGATATTCATCATTGAAAGTTATTTCCTTGACGGGTTCAGATGCAGTATCGATCAATGAAATTGATgctggaaatatatatatatattattaaataaatcgataatttataattaatataccttTTTACAAAAccttaataaatcataataatcacaattgtttattttaataattattaaatcatattaaatccGATTATATATCAACAacttttgcataaataaaaaattaatcacagAATAATTAcagtataaatttcttaataatataaaaactattatttataatattaggcAGATCTAGAGGGCAAAAAGTTATGATTAAACGAACGATGAACAAATTAAGGGAGCAAACCGTCTGGTTTGTCTCCTCCACGAGTCCACAACCAGACGTGCACATTCTGACACTTTCCATTGCCGACAGTGATTATCTGCTCAGCATCGGTACTGATACGAGCGACTGTCATGTCTTCATTTGCATGTggattaaatacattatacacGGCCACCCTGCAAAcgcatcaaaataaataataatattacgaggATATGTAGTTTttccgagaaaaaaaaaaaacttgcccCTTTTCCGTGTCCCAGACCATCATTGCGGAATCCTTCCCGAAATTTGCTGTCAACAACCATTTGCCGTCTCGCGAAGTCGATAACGTTCCAATAGCATTTCGCTAAAAGGAGGACCAGAaacaggaaaaatatatattttgtgctacaagtgtaaaaaaagaaaacatataccGACATGGCCCAGAAGCGGCAACATTTCCCTTGAAACATAGTCGTAAATCACAACTACATGCGAACAGGCATACGCTATTAACGTACGATTTTCCCTGGTCAGATTTATCACCGGTACTTCCGGATTTATGCCGAAGGACCATTGCaacttctaaaaaaaaaaaaaggaacgaCAATTTTCTGACAGTTATAACAGCGCTGACAGATACTCGTGTCAGTAAATGTTCATCGCTCAATATAGTTTTCACTTACGAACGGGCAAAGATCATGCTCCGTGAATGTCGGTTTATGGCATTTTTCCttcgcatttttttcaatactctCAGTATCTATTCGAGATTCGGAAATTGAAGGAGCAACGGCACACATCGccattttataacaaatgcGACAGAAACATTCAATTTACAAtacaattgcaaaattttgatataaaataaaattcgaatttATATTCGATTCTTGATTTCCGAGAGATGATGTTATCAATATTGTAGATAACAACTGTTACtcataaatgtatacaaaatttattatttttaataatatatataaatttttaatatttataataatgtaatcgTTCCTAAAGATTCACTttttgttaaagtaaaaatgcaTGTTACAGTAttcttgtaaatttattatgatatgaaataaatagtaattataaattacaaataaaaatttacaagattattaaaaatgttaatttttattttcttttactaattagaaaataaacgaTTCAACACAAATAGAGAATTTTCTTTAGCTCGATAAGAAagcttatttttattcataaggatatttttttaagcttaCAGCAAATGCTAATTACAATatcaatgtattataaatatatttatttctttttaatacttaaaataattataattttttgtcattgATGCATATGCCATAAAGACGCTttgtttcttgaaaaaataatatatataaaaagtcacTGTAtcaatgcaatattataatgtatcatTTCTATATTCGATTCTATTATTTGCTGCTTATTCTACGCGATATTTCAGCGCTCTGTATGACAGATTAAAACACTATCTGAGCTGAAAGGATCAGTTGATGACtgttaaaaatgtcaaagttaTCTTCGAGTAATAGATAATCTTATGTTAAACGATGACactatgtatttatgtacatcAATCTAACTACAACAGCTTTGTGGCTTAGGATCCAGGCCTGAACGTTTGGTGATGGATATACGAGTAAACTCCTCCGCTACCGTTGGATGAATTCCTACAGTGGCCTTCAATTTCGGGATTGTTAAACCACATCTACGAAAATACGACAAAAGTATGCGTTATAATATAGCTtcgtaatgtaatttttttaaagataaatttgtaattttaaatgataatgatGTGTAAACTAAACGCTTACTTAATAGCAACAGAAAATCCTTGAATCACTTCGCCCGCGTTGGGTCCGACAAAGTGCATACCAAGCACTCTCTGATCATCGGTTCTGAGCGCGACAACCTTCACGTAACAACGATCGACGCCTTTTTGAGGAACGAAAAATTCCGTTGGTTTGTAGTACGCGTGATAAATCTCTATCTGTTCCTCTCCGTGAAGTGCGATCGCCGATTCTTCGCTCAGTCCGACGCATCCATATTCTAAAGGACTAAACACCGTTGTTGCTACATTTATGTAATCCATTTGCTCGGTAGAATTACCAAACAGCCTTTTCGCTAGGAGTTTGCCTGCATGTATAGCAACGGGTGTTAATTCGGGCCTTTTCTAAAATGaacattcaaaaattaaaaatcattttttcttaaagtcgtttatcatatttgtattaagctcattttaaatattcaattataaatctttttaacagtttataaataattattaaatatatttataatgaacaTTGCCGCTTTCGACaacaataagataaaagaaatggCGTTACttgtttcttctcttttcgaaAAGTTCGGTTTCTTTTTGGACAGAtggtatatattaaatacataatatataaaatatattaaacatatattaatacattaattaaatgtttaaaagatttatatgtatattgaatagtaaaaatatttatatttttaaaatatgtaaaaatcttttctgatccaatatatattttagtataaaatttcacGAAAAACTTACATGAAGTACATCGCCAACTGCGTAAATGTTTGGAATACTTGTTTGTTCATTAATTGCTTCAATCTTGTCAGTTTCTGGAACAAGCTTCAGCCCAGCATTCTCCGGTTTTAATTCTGCCGTAAGCGCTCGTCGGCCAATGGCAAATAAAACGGTATCGTACACGTCTTGATGAATTTCCCcatcctaaaaaaaaatttaaattatattacaagtgCTACTACAGagaaacttatatttattctgatttttttaaatataaatttctgtaaATTGGCACATATACCTTGTCGACCCAATCAACAAGGAGACGGCCATCCTCTTGTTTCGCAATTTTCTTAGGCTTTGCTTGATATTTGAAATGCACACCACGTTGTTCCATTTCTTCGGCAACGAGGTTTGCCATTTGTTGATCAAATCCGCGCAACACGATCGATCGGACCATTATTGTCGTGTCGTAGCCTAAGCCATTAAGAAAACCAGCACACTCTAGGCCAATATCTATTTCTTcattagagaaaatattaatattcttttgtgtataattttgttatataaatatctaatggAAGATGATCtgataataaatcgtataaactTGGTGGAAAGGATACATCCAGCTCCGACAACAAGAGTCTTGCCCGGAGCACGTTCTAAACTGAAGATATCGTCACTAGTTATGCCATACTCTAGAGCGCCTGGAATGTCGGGATATCTAGGTCTACCACCCACTGCGATTAGTATGTTTTTAGCTGTAAAAATCTTCTCCTCTCCTTTTTTAGTGATTCCAACTATCGTGTGCGAATCCTTGAAATGTCCCAGAGCATTGAAATATTCGACTTTcctatattaatgtaaataatacttaGCTAgcaaatgtaaaagaaattaaataaaagaaataacaacataaagattaagtaattaacaaaataataagattatagatagaaaaattggaaaactACTAACTTTGTTCTAAGCTCGACACGAGTGACCCAGTTGACAGACTTGACGTGATTTTGTACAGCAGTTCTCAAAGCTTCCCAGTCAATCTTCACAGTCTTAGGATCAGGTAATTGCCAACCAAATGTTGCCGCCTCCTACAAATCACGTAATTCATACAGAGATCAGACGGAGGctctttatcttatttttgaattattacaataatttgaaacatttatatacatgaacAGCTTCACCGAGCAATGCGGCTTGATGCATTAACTTTTTCGGTATACATCCCACATTGACACAAGTACCACCTAAACCCCAAGTGGTACCAAGGGGAGTGGGAGTTACATAATCCAAAACTGCCACTTTTGCATCTAGTCCCACTGCTTCTTTAGCTGCTGCCAGGCCACCGGATCCTCCACCAATGACCAAGAGATCATACGTGTAACTCTGATCagctaaaagaaagataatcatatattatatatatatatatatacacacaggaaagaaatattttaacaaaacgagttcttgaaaaaaaaagatgaagcattatcgttaaaaaagaaaaaaaaaattaagaaagacgtttctgttttttatgtatttgtcTCTTTGAAATGTCACTCGAAGGTTTGAATCGCTCGCGAACCGACAGctcttttacatatgtaactagaggtttgttttttattcaaaagtaCAGGAATAAAAACAAACCTATGTAGTGTTAagcccgtatcagactacgcattaaaaattgagattaaagattgaagattgaaatttgaccaatcaagacaaagcaattttagtttcttttattctgactagtcaaattctaatcttttatcttcaatcttcaattttcaattcgtaGTGTTATACGGGCTTCATCGCGATTGCTCTCCAGGTAGACCAGAAGGCCACAATAATGTCAAactgacaaataaaaatatgatcgAAAAGTGAGTTTTTGTAGTCATATTCTCGTCATTTTGACGTCATTCGATGTTACTTCGATATTATGGTGACTTTCTGTTCTACTTGGGTCTTGTCAATGGCTTATACCCTTGTTTCACACTCACTGCACATGCAAGCCATTGCGCTTCCGCCGTAGACGAACTCGTCGCATTTGACAGACGACGGATGCCAACGCGGTAACCCGAGCAACCTGGCGTGCGCGCCTCGAAGTGACAGGAGCCGCGTGAACACCGTTAGAGTCGCC
Coding sequences within it:
- the Trxr1 gene encoding thioredoxin reductase 1 isoform X1, giving the protein MSPVIMATLTVFTRLLSLRGAHARLLGLPRWHPSSVKCDEFVYGGSAMACMCTDQSYTYDLLVIGGGSGGLAAAKEAVGLDAKVAVLDYVTPTPLGTTWGLGGTCVNVGCIPKKLMHQAALLGEAVHEAATFGWQLPDPKTVKIDWEALRTAVQNHVKSVNWVTRVELRTKKVEYFNALGHFKDSHTIVGITKKGEEKIFTAKNILIAVGGRPRYPDIPGALEYGITSDDIFSLERAPGKTLVVGAGYIGLECAGFLNGLGYDTTIMVRSIVLRGFDQQMANLVAEEMEQRGVHFKYQAKPKKIAKQEDGRLLVDWVDKDGEIHQDVYDTVLFAIGRRALTAELKPENAGLKLVPETDKIEAINEQTSIPNIYAVGDVLHKRPELTPVAIHAGKLLAKRLFGNSTEQMDYINVATTVFSPLEYGCVGLSEESAIALHGEEQIEIYHAYYKPTEFFVPQKGVDRCYVKVVALRTDDQRVLGMHFVGPNAGEVIQGFSVAIKCGLTIPKLKATVGIHPTVAEEFTRISITKRSGLDPKPQSCCS
- the Trxr1 gene encoding thioredoxin reductase 1 isoform X3 — protein: MAPIADQSYTYDLLVIGGGSGGLAAAKEAVGLDAKVAVLDYVTPTPLGTTWGLGGTCVNVGCIPKKLMHQAALLGEAVHEAATFGWQLPDPKTVKIDWEALRTAVQNHVKSVNWVTRVELRTKKVEYFNALGHFKDSHTIVGITKKGEEKIFTAKNILIAVGGRPRYPDIPGALEYGITSDDIFSLERAPGKTLVVGAGYIGLECAGFLNGLGYDTTIMVRSIVLRGFDQQMANLVAEEMEQRGVHFKYQAKPKKIAKQEDGRLLVDWVDKDGEIHQDVYDTVLFAIGRRALTAELKPENAGLKLVPETDKIEAINEQTSIPNIYAVGDVLHKRPELTPVAIHAGKLLAKRLFGNSTEQMDYINVATTVFSPLEYGCVGLSEESAIALHGEEQIEIYHAYYKPTEFFVPQKGVDRCYVKVVALRTDDQRVLGMHFVGPNAGEVIQGFSVAIKCGLTIPKLKATVGIHPTVAEEFTRISITKRSGLDPKPQSCCS
- the Trxr1 gene encoding thioredoxin reductase 1 isoform X2 — translated: MLHLFFSRTRFVKIFLSSDQSYTYDLLVIGGGSGGLAAAKEAVGLDAKVAVLDYVTPTPLGTTWGLGGTCVNVGCIPKKLMHQAALLGEAVHEAATFGWQLPDPKTVKIDWEALRTAVQNHVKSVNWVTRVELRTKKVEYFNALGHFKDSHTIVGITKKGEEKIFTAKNILIAVGGRPRYPDIPGALEYGITSDDIFSLERAPGKTLVVGAGYIGLECAGFLNGLGYDTTIMVRSIVLRGFDQQMANLVAEEMEQRGVHFKYQAKPKKIAKQEDGRLLVDWVDKDGEIHQDVYDTVLFAIGRRALTAELKPENAGLKLVPETDKIEAINEQTSIPNIYAVGDVLHKRPELTPVAIHAGKLLAKRLFGNSTEQMDYINVATTVFSPLEYGCVGLSEESAIALHGEEQIEIYHAYYKPTEFFVPQKGVDRCYVKVVALRTDDQRVLGMHFVGPNAGEVIQGFSVAIKCGLTIPKLKATVGIHPTVAEEFTRISITKRSGLDPKPQSCCS
- the LOC140673474 gene encoding cilia- and flagella-associated protein 251 — encoded protein: MAMCAVAPSISESRIDTESIEKNAKEKCHKPTFTEHDLCPFKLQWSFGINPEVPVINLTRENRTLIAYACSHVVVIYDYVSREMLPLLGHRNAIGTLSTSRDGKWLLTANFGKDSAMMVWDTEKGVAVYNVFNPHANEDMTVARISTDAEQIITVGNGKCQNVHVWLWTRGGDKPDASISLIDTASEPVKEITFNDEYPEQFALTTDYHVLFLIWNGQFLSYDCPKVMTKFRRVEIFTGTCYVSKIQQAFTATTNGCILIWNEVSRKEQATNHDNYKKKKHIKTINLQSSSIAVIVHCENMLVTGSSNGRITFYNYQLQLLYWCQHCNIESIRWISFDPYSNLLSPVFTTNMSDNEKYEANGKIEMASSKFITNAKHVSRNNKTFSEVKSSYPPMDATLLDGSPLNIRNFLACSFTGVIALVEIPKQKWHFILHHPVAAAISIDAHPESNYIAVGDMQGTLRLYNYEEHTLLISRRMPTLPDFRPILEKEQTVDKKIIYVTCPQRHESLKAITALKFSPKCSMLVCGMENGAIWILHHITLDLLEEIPYKHSSAAVNKITFASCANYMAYTDDALTVVVFKRNNIASKEVNLWNLIGKYHSHYLPIRDILFGPATSDSAGSRFFSLGEDRELIEYDLERSGPYPTPGLQILRIDKIEQSAIPLCLAWYPEFGVERFLMISNSQYKYKIFDVTKTIRGTYLGPIFGEPVQQFQVLTKKLVNHNSYMVFATDKEIGLQLLPFDGNPYKIVGMTGHPRKITNIAVSNNREILFTTGYNDPCVLMWKIKLRSVDLMAQLGGEGLSPFHCLVEGERKTRWLINEMKALFYYVQMLEQKENTAAARIVSDTVAIEQIPNLMRAIGYFLTNEEVFLYILYYLCVCMHIILLYIQGAYKIMLRLLSSHRGHIEIVTS